TCGTCTACTCGCCCCTCGACGTGCTGCCTATAGCTCAGGCGAACCCGGGCAAGCTCGTGGTATTTCTGGCAGTGGGCTTCGAGACTACAGCCCCTGGTATTGCGCTCATGATCCAGGCGGCCGAATCCAGGGGCATTCCCAACATCAGCATACTGCCAGGCCTGAAGCGCATGCCCCCGGTCCTGCGGGCGCTGGCATCTCCCGGGGCTGGGGGGCACGGGCTGGACGGCCTCATCTGCCCGGGACACGTCGCCGCCATCATCGGTGCAGACTCATTCGGATTCCTCGCCGGTGAATGCGGGCTTCCGGCCGTGATCGCGGGATTTGAGCCGCTTGACCTGATGCTCGCCATATACAAGCTCATCAATCAGGTTGACCAGATTAACCGTGGAATACGTGAAGCTCCAGGGCTGGAAAATGCATACAAGAGGGTGGTAAAACCAGGGGGGAATACGATAGCCTGGGCAAGAGTGCAGGCTGTATTTGAGTGGTCCACCTCGGTCTGGAGGGGATTCGGGCCGATCCCCGGATCTGGAATGGCGCTCAGGGCCGGCTACGCCCACAGGGATGCCCGGGTGATCCTCGGGCTCGACCCGGAAGAGACCATGACCGATAACCTGGCGACGGGATGCGAGTGCGGCCTGGTCCTGAGGGGGCAGCTTTCTCCCCCCGAATGCCCGATGTTTGCGCGTGGCTGCTCCCCGGAAAGCCCGCGCGGGGCGTGTATGGTCTCCTCAGAGGGGGCATGCGCAGCCTATTACCGCTACCGCCATAGAGATGTCATAGGAGGGTGATGGCTATGCAAGATCAAGCTGTCGTTCAATATATGGATCAATGCATAGATCGAGATGTAATAACGCTCGCGCATGGTGGAGGGGGCGAACTAACTTACGAGCTCATCAAGGAGGTATTTCACCCTTGCTTTCATAGCCCATACCTCGATATCCTGGATGACGCCGCTCGCCTGAATATAGGGGTGGAAATGGGCACAGGCTGCCAGGGACATGACACGCTATCGCTATCGCTCCTCCCGCCTGAGCCTCCCGGCCAGCCGGCCACCGCCATGCAAGGGTGGGCGAGCTTACAGATCGCCGTTACTACTGATAGCTTTGTGGTAAGGCCGCTCTTCTTCCCGGGCGGGGATATTGGAAAGCTCGCGGTCTGCGGCACAATAAACGACCTCTCGGTCAGCGGTGCGCGCCCCCTAGCCCTGACGTGCTCCGTTATCCTCGAGGATGGCTTCCCCCTGGATGACCTGCGCTGCATAATCGCATCCATGGCCCGGGCAGCCCGGGAGTGTGGTGTCCAGATCGTGACGGGCGATACGAAAGTCGTGGAGAGAGGGGCCTGCGGCGGGGTTTACATTAATACGACCGGACTGGGCGCCGTGTTACATCACACATCCATCAGCGGCATGAATGCACGCCCTGGTGACAGGATCCTCATCTCAGGGACCATAGGCGATCATGAGGCTTCGATCCTCCTGGCACGGCTGGAGTCGGGTTTCGAATCCGACCTGACAAGCGATGTGGCGCCGGTATGGCCGGTGGTGGAGCGGCTCCTCGATTCCCCATTTGGGCGTGATATCCATGCCATGAGGGACCCCACTCGCGGCGGTGTAGCCGCAGCCCTGAATGAGATCGCGCTGCAATCAGAGATCGAGATTCTCATTGATGAAGCTGAGCTGCCTGTGAAGCCACAGGTGAGCGCCACCTGCGAGCTCCTGGGGCTGGACCCGCTCTACCTGGCGAGTGAAGGAAAGGTTTTGATATTCGTGTCGCTCGAATCCTCCCGCCAGGTCCTTGATATACTGAAATGCCATCCCCTGGGACGGGAGGCGCGCGTCATAGGGGAGGTAGCCAGGAAGCGCCGGCCTCGAACAGCGGCCGGCGGCCGGGTCTGGCTCAAGACGGCCTCAGGGGGAATGCGGGAAGTGCCCATGCCCGCTGGCGTGAGCCTCCCACGTATCTGCTGAACCTGGTCTAAATACGGTGGCTAAACCCCGGCAGCTAAATCCGGTGGCGCTGGCGACTTCGAAATTACTTCCCTGCCCCTTTGCTCTCTGCTCCCTGCTCCCTGCTCATTCCCCTGCTCATTGCGGTCGCATCGGAGCGGGCATCTTCAGGCGCCTTCGTGGAATAGCACATCGTCGCGGAACGGTAATTGTCGCGAAGCGGTACATAAAAATGGAGCGGATGACGGGATTCGAACCCGCGGCCCTCGGCTTGGGAAGCCGATGTTCTACCACTAAACTACATCCGCTCGCAAGGTAAAGCTCTC
This is a stretch of genomic DNA from Bacillota bacterium. It encodes these proteins:
- the hypE gene encoding hydrogenase expression/formation protein HypE; translated protein: MDQCIDRDVITLAHGGGGELTYELIKEVFHPCFHSPYLDILDDAARLNIGVEMGTGCQGHDTLSLSLLPPEPPGQPATAMQGWASLQIAVTTDSFVVRPLFFPGGDIGKLAVCGTINDLSVSGARPLALTCSVILEDGFPLDDLRCIIASMARAARECGVQIVTGDTKVVERGACGGVYINTTGLGAVLHHTSISGMNARPGDRILISGTIGDHEASILLARLESGFESDLTSDVAPVWPVVERLLDSPFGRDIHAMRDPTRGGVAAALNEIALQSEIEILIDEAELPVKPQVSATCELLGLDPLYLASEGKVLIFVSLESSRQVLDILKCHPLGREARVIGEVARKRRPRTAAGGRVWLKTASGGMREVPMPAGVSLPRIC
- the hypD gene encoding hydrogenase formation protein HypD gives rise to the protein MDLLRIFRDKALVNLLADRLRAYSGPPVRFMEVCGTHTMSVFRNGLRALLPPNIHLLSGPGCPVCVTPSGFIDQAIRAGTRRDTIITTFGDLIRVPGSLGTLERARAAEADIRIVYSPLDVLPIAQANPGKLVVFLAVGFETTAPGIALMIQAAESRGIPNISILPGLKRMPPVLRALASPGAGGHGLDGLICPGHVAAIIGADSFGFLAGECGLPAVIAGFEPLDLMLAIYKLINQVDQINRGIREAPGLENAYKRVVKPGGNTIAWARVQAVFEWSTSVWRGFGPIPGSGMALRAGYAHRDARVILGLDPEETMTDNLATGCECGLVLRGQLSPPECPMFARGCSPESPRGACMVSSEGACAAYYRYRHRDVIGG